A segment of the Allosaccharopolyspora coralli genome:
CTCCGCGGCGACCGGGCTGGCCGAACGTGGCGTGCGAGTGACGTTGCTCGAGCGCGAGAGCCAGGTCGGCGGCCGGCTCGCCGGGTGGGACACGACGCTGCGCGACGGCTCGACCGTGTCCATGAACCGCGGGTTCCACGCGTTCTTCCGGCAGTACTACACGCTGCGCGACCTACTCCGGCGTGGCGATCCCGAGCTCACCGCGCTGGACCCGCTCGGTGACTACCCGCTCCAACACCGTGACGGCCACCGGGACACGTTCGCGGGCCTGCCGCGCACACCCCCATGGAACGCCTTCGCGTTCGCTGCGCGCAGCCCCACCTTCGGATCCGGGGACGTCGCGCGGCTCGACCATCGCGCCGCGCTGCCGCTCGCGCAGGTGAGCGTTCCGGAGATCTATCACCGGCTGGACGCTGTCGACGCCCGCGAGTTCCTGGACGGGATCCGTTTTCCCGACGCGGCGAAGCGCCTCGCCTTCTCCGTGTTCTCCCGCAGCTTCTTCGCCGCACCACAGGATCTGTCAGCGGCCGAGCTGGCGACGATGTTCCACCTGTACTTCGTCGGTTCCAGCGAAGGACTCCTGTTCGACGTCCCCCGGGAGAGCTTTCCTGTCTCACTGTGGCAGCCGTTGCTCGACCACCTTGCGCTGCACGACGTCGAGTTGCGGACCGGCAGCGCCGTGATGGCCGTGCAGCGCCATCAGCGCCGATTCACGGTGCACTGCACCGATCACCGGCTCGACGTCGACGGGGTGGTGCTGGCATGCGAGGTCGACGGGCTCCGTCAGATCGTCCGCCACTCCCCCGTTCTCGGCGACACCGGGTGGCGCTCACGGGTCGAGGCGCTGCCGAAGGCACCGGAGTTCCTCGTCGCACGGTGGTGGCTCGATCGGCCGGTCCGGCCCGACCGTGCGCCCTTCCTCGCGACCGGCGGCTACCCGCTCGTCGACAACGTCAGCGTCCTGGACCGGTTCGACGGCGGCGCGGCGCGCTGGTCCGCACGCACCGGCGGCTCCGTTGTGGAAGCACACGCCTATGCCCTGGACCCGAGCGAAGACCGCGACACACTCGTCGCTCGCCTGTTCCAGGACGTCCGGCGTGTCTATCCCGAAGTCGCCGAGTCCTCGATCGTGGACCAGCGGCACGTGCTCGCCTCGGACTGTCCCCTTTTCCCGCCCGGAGGTTTCGCCGGTCGTCCGTCGGTGCGCACGCCGGTACCGGGGCTCGCGCTCGCCGGCGACCACGTGCGCATCGACCTGCCCGTCGCACTCATGGAACGTGCCGCCGCGACCGGCATGCACGCCGCCACCACGGTGCT
Coding sequences within it:
- a CDS encoding FAD-dependent oxidoreductase codes for the protein MSAARGVTARPGRDRRAVLHRARPGHLSTDHLPRRPHVAVVGAGIAGLSAATGLAERGVRVTLLERESQVGGRLAGWDTTLRDGSTVSMNRGFHAFFRQYYTLRDLLRRGDPELTALDPLGDYPLQHRDGHRDTFAGLPRTPPWNAFAFAARSPTFGSGDVARLDHRAALPLAQVSVPEIYHRLDAVDAREFLDGIRFPDAAKRLAFSVFSRSFFAAPQDLSAAELATMFHLYFVGSSEGLLFDVPRESFPVSLWQPLLDHLALHDVELRTGSAVMAVQRHQRRFTVHCTDHRLDVDGVVLACEVDGLRQIVRHSPVLGDTGWRSRVEALPKAPEFLVARWWLDRPVRPDRAPFLATGGYPLVDNVSVLDRFDGGAARWSARTGGSVVEAHAYALDPSEDRDTLVARLFQDVRRVYPEVAESSIVDQRHVLASDCPLFPPGGFAGRPSVRTPVPGLALAGDHVRIDLPVALMERAAATGMHAATTVLGRWGIQGHDLWTVPVSGRFPILRSQRWRNEYRRSA